From a region of the Terriglobia bacterium genome:
- the bcp gene encoding thioredoxin-dependent thiol peroxidase, with protein sequence MSKTASGDLKAGQKAPDFTALNDKGEKVKLSDLKGKKVVLYFYPKDDTPGCTKEACAFRDGIDEIKSHGAVVLGVSADSVDSHKKFKSKFDLNFPLLADDDKKMVEAYGVWKEKSMYGKKYMGIERTTFIIDENSKIAHIFPKVKVDQHYDEVLAALENK encoded by the coding sequence ATGTCGAAAACAGCCAGCGGCGATCTCAAGGCAGGCCAGAAAGCTCCGGATTTTACAGCACTGAATGACAAAGGGGAGAAGGTCAAACTGTCGGATTTAAAGGGCAAGAAAGTCGTCCTCTATTTCTACCCAAAGGACGATACGCCCGGGTGCACCAAAGAAGCCTGCGCCTTCCGGGACGGCATCGACGAGATCAAATCGCACGGGGCTGTCGTGCTGGGTGTGAGCGCGGACTCGGTCGACTCGCACAAGAAATTCAAAAGCAAGTTCGACCTGAATTTCCCGTTACTGGCGGATGACGACAAGAAAATGGTCGAAGCCTATGGCGTCTGGAAAGAAAAGTCGATGTATGGGAAGAAATATATGGGCATCGAGCGGACCACCTTCATCATCGATGAGAACAGCAAGATCGCGCATATTTTCCCCAAAGTAAAGGTCGACCAGCACTACGACGAGGTGCTCGCAGCGCTGGAAAACAAATAG
- a CDS encoding fibronectin type III domain-containing protein, whose amino-acid sequence MTQTIPIKASLGFKQTSAQDVLARVNAVLGGVFTDKGDYPNPPIDQATLKSQADALSAGISAALDGGRKAIAEREHQREVVSKSLRQIGHYVEENCKDDMTIFLKSGYNAVSSTRVPATPLSGSFRKIVPGANSGQMLVTLMVQANALSYVLRRAPAAPGGMPGTWIEQPVGTIRPPALVSGLTPGTAYAFQARAVTKAGYTDWSESVTRIAI is encoded by the coding sequence ATGACACAGACAATACCGATCAAAGCCTCGCTGGGTTTCAAGCAAACCTCAGCCCAGGATGTCCTGGCGCGTGTAAACGCGGTCCTCGGTGGGGTATTCACGGATAAGGGCGACTACCCGAATCCGCCCATCGATCAGGCGACCCTGAAATCGCAAGCCGACGCACTGTCGGCCGGCATTTCAGCGGCGTTGGACGGCGGCAGGAAAGCCATTGCCGAACGGGAACATCAAAGGGAAGTTGTCAGCAAGTCGTTGCGTCAAATCGGACACTACGTCGAGGAGAACTGCAAAGACGACATGACGATTTTTCTGAAGAGCGGATACAACGCGGTCTCTTCGACGCGGGTTCCGGCTACGCCGTTGTCCGGTTCGTTCCGGAAGATCGTTCCGGGCGCCAACAGCGGCCAGATGCTGGTAACGCTCATGGTCCAGGCGAACGCGCTCAGTTATGTATTGCGCCGGGCGCCGGCCGCTCCGGGCGGAATGCCCGGCACCTGGATCGAACAGCCGGTGGGTACGATACGTCCGCCGGCGCTGGTCAGCGGGTTGACGCCGGGCACGGCCTACGCTTTTCAGGCCCGTGCCGTCACGAAGGCCGGTTATACCGACTGGAGTGAATCCGTCACGCGGATCGCGATCTAG
- a CDS encoding carboxypeptidase regulatory-like domain-containing protein yields MTLRLYFKINLIYRNHINETVNNPELLAAAIMASGPRAMGEKLLCTAFIRLISRRDSCSQTSICGDVADTVTEVSRMSFWTCVIAVMNCIQLQSAYAEPQAPPARLQGTVVDAVTDQPLQNLNIRLRGTFLEAVTDFDGRFVLGGIPPGSYILTTERAGYMQVRAAGRKLPERTGLPLILEDGELRRESIRLYPAAIVSGRIFDDMGSPIPNAVVVPFRRSFDEDGRPALKFLAAGKPDDLGQFRFNTVEAGEYGFRITPPSSSRQDALTPSLTFSTIYYPNEAEPKQAAIMRVEAGQQLRLDDAYIRTMRGHVVRYHVVDETSKVLSVPAAVSLRRVGDTEIIHGAATGASVLGEFS; encoded by the coding sequence ATGACTCTAAGACTCTACTTCAAAATTAATCTAATTTACCGAAATCACATAAACGAAACCGTGAATAATCCTGAATTGCTTGCGGCAGCGATCATGGCAAGTGGCCCACGCGCCATGGGCGAAAAACTCTTGTGTACAGCATTTATCAGACTTATAAGTCGTAGAGATTCGTGTTCACAAACATCAATATGCGGTGATGTAGCAGATACGGTGACGGAGGTGAGCCGGATGAGCTTCTGGACATGTGTCATAGCTGTTATGAATTGCATTCAGTTGCAGTCAGCATATGCAGAGCCGCAAGCACCCCCGGCACGCCTCCAAGGTACAGTCGTCGATGCCGTTACAGATCAGCCGCTACAGAACCTTAATATTCGCCTGCGGGGCACGTTCCTTGAAGCGGTGACTGACTTCGACGGCCGGTTCGTTTTAGGAGGCATTCCTCCCGGCAGCTACATTCTCACCACCGAGCGCGCGGGATATATGCAGGTCAGAGCCGCCGGCCGTAAATTGCCCGAACGCACCGGGCTACCTCTCATTTTGGAAGATGGTGAATTGCGGCGCGAATCGATTCGCCTGTATCCCGCAGCAATCGTATCCGGCCGAATTTTCGATGACATGGGGAGTCCGATTCCAAACGCAGTCGTCGTTCCGTTTCGGCGGAGTTTTGATGAAGACGGTCGTCCGGCATTAAAATTCTTGGCCGCCGGAAAACCCGACGACCTGGGCCAGTTCCGCTTCAACACAGTCGAGGCTGGAGAGTACGGTTTCCGGATCACGCCGCCGTCTTCGAGCCGGCAGGATGCACTGACTCCAAGCCTGACTTTTTCGACCATTTACTATCCAAACGAAGCAGAGCCCAAGCAGGCAGCAATTATGAGGGTCGAGGCGGGACAGCAACTCCGGCTGGACGATGCATACATTCGCACGATGCGCGGCCACGTTGTACGGTATCACGTGGTTGACGAGACCTCGAAAGTGCTGTCCGTTCCGGCAGCCGTATCTCTTCGCCGAGTCGGCGACACGGAAATCATTCATGGCGCCGCAACAGGAGCGAGCGTGCTCGGGGAATTCAGCTAG
- a CDS encoding helix-turn-helix transcriptional regulator has product MVLGPQHGQGVARAIQENSDNELLVEHGALYPALQRLEERKWIAAEWGVSTGAAHFYKLTKTGRHHLAEETSRWRRLSLAIGRILGPEKA; this is encoded by the coding sequence CTGGTCCTCGGCCCTCAGCATGGCCAAGGTGTCGCGCGGGCGATTCAGGAGAACTCCGACAATGAATTACTGGTGGAACATGGAGCGCTCTATCCCGCACTGCAACGCCTTGAAGAACGGAAATGGATTGCGGCGGAGTGGGGAGTCTCAACCGGCGCGGCCCACTTTTACAAATTGACCAAAACCGGCCGCCATCATCTCGCCGAGGAGACTTCGCGCTGGAGACGGTTATCGTTGGCCATCGGCCGCATTCTTGGACCTGAGAAGGCGTGA
- a CDS encoding alkaline phosphatase family protein codes for MVQNRFYIRLCALFLVGTLGSLKASASDIKKVFVIALENHNWTQPVSNPGGIQPVFNNPINAPFIYSLVNGTATAVINGATVNISQQTSYAKAYYNALATPTGNNPSIHPSEPNYLWAEAGTNFGVLNDNDPFASSGGTNQNTVRHLSGFLQVAGRTWRSYQEDADLLTTGMTNMPGMLTNTPLPRASWTVPATSFSGNFVSGFNAYNGSSQYNYATKHNPMAYFTDTNGGPNFGPSNPLSQSHAPLQQLQFDLASNTVADYNWITPNQYNDMHTALSASAPIKGTEVIAGFTGDGLQIKQGDDFLKQLVPMIMASQAYRDHGVIIIWTDETEPAGAGDTPSQNDFQHTLAEIVISADAHANVNGLPYGSPVVYTHSSDLLTMQEIFGVGPAIGDAANATDLSDLFNPGVISDDNVNVKGNLTISAGQSITLSQGAVVNGNVMVNGGTLFLTNGSRIGGNLQVSSGDVTVTNSTVGGNAQFNGGSFSIGSGTVIQGNLQANGLPGGSAILNLVCGASIGGNLQYQNNAGAAVIGGPTVLATSTFASCPGNVVNGNMQVDNNSSQIQVYNNKVKNNLQCQQNSSIQGGGDTARNQQGQCSAF; via the coding sequence ATGGTGCAAAACCGATTCTACATACGCTTGTGTGCGTTGTTCCTCGTTGGAACGTTGGGCAGCCTGAAGGCTTCCGCCTCCGATATCAAGAAGGTCTTCGTGATTGCCCTGGAGAATCACAACTGGACGCAGCCGGTCAGCAACCCCGGCGGGATCCAGCCGGTCTTTAACAATCCCATCAACGCGCCGTTCATCTACAGTCTCGTGAATGGGACGGCCACAGCGGTGATTAATGGCGCAACCGTTAACATCAGCCAGCAGACCTCCTATGCCAAGGCCTACTACAACGCCCTGGCCACTCCAACCGGAAACAATCCTTCGATTCATCCATCGGAGCCCAACTATCTGTGGGCCGAAGCCGGCACCAACTTCGGCGTTCTTAACGATAACGATCCCTTCGCGAGCAGTGGCGGGACGAATCAGAATACGGTACGGCACTTGAGCGGTTTTCTACAGGTCGCCGGCAGGACATGGAGATCGTACCAGGAAGACGCGGACCTGCTTACGACCGGCATGACGAATATGCCCGGGATGCTCACCAACACCCCTCTGCCCCGGGCAAGTTGGACCGTTCCTGCGACCAGCTTCTCCGGAAATTTTGTTTCTGGCTTCAATGCTTATAACGGATCAAGCCAGTACAACTATGCGACCAAACACAATCCCATGGCCTACTTCACAGATACGAACGGCGGCCCCAATTTTGGTCCCAGCAACCCGCTGTCCCAGAGCCACGCGCCTTTGCAACAGTTGCAGTTCGATCTTGCCAGTAATACGGTGGCCGACTACAACTGGATTACGCCGAACCAGTACAACGACATGCACACGGCGCTCAGCGCCAGCGCACCCATTAAGGGCACGGAAGTGATTGCAGGGTTCACCGGCGACGGGCTCCAGATCAAGCAGGGCGACGACTTCCTGAAACAGTTGGTTCCCATGATCATGGCATCACAGGCATACAGGGATCACGGCGTGATTATTATCTGGACGGACGAAACCGAACCCGCAGGCGCAGGCGACACACCGTCCCAGAACGACTTCCAGCACACGCTGGCCGAGATCGTCATCTCCGCGGACGCTCATGCCAACGTGAACGGCCTCCCCTACGGAAGCCCGGTGGTTTACACGCATTCTTCGGACTTGCTCACCATGCAGGAAATCTTCGGTGTGGGACCGGCTATCGGCGATGCAGCGAACGCCACCGATCTGTCAGACCTGTTCAATCCGGGCGTCATCTCGGATGACAACGTCAACGTCAAGGGAAACCTCACTATTTCTGCGGGTCAGTCCATAACCCTCAGTCAAGGCGCGGTCGTGAACGGCAACGTCATGGTGAACGGCGGCACGTTATTCCTGACCAACGGCTCGCGTATCGGCGGCAACCTGCAGGTTTCGAGCGGCGATGTTACGGTCACGAACAGCACGGTTGGCGGAAACGCGCAATTCAACGGCGGCTCCTTCTCGATCGGATCCGGCACCGTCATCCAGGGCAACCTCCAGGCTAATGGCCTGCCGGGTGGCAGCGCAATCCTCAATCTGGTGTGCGGCGCCTCGATCGGCGGCAACCTGCAGTATCAGAACAACGCCGGCGCGGCCGTGATTGGCGGCCCGACAGTGCTTGCCACGAGTACTTTCGCGAGTTGCCCCGGAAACGTCGTCAATGGAAATATGCAGGTCGACAACAACTCCAGCCAGATTCAGGTGTACAACAACAAAGTGAAGAACAACCTGCAATGCCAGCAGAATTCCTCCATCCAAGGCGGAGGTGATACAGCCAGGAACCAACAGGGGCAGTGCTCGGCGTTCTGA
- a CDS encoding TIGR03118 family protein yields the protein MKTLIKVVAFTILAQSIGIPASAQGNRFAQTILVANDPALKPKMVDKTMLNAWGIAVRPPGAGGHFWINNAKTGNSVEYIGDVEGNPLHQDGLKSVTLDTPGFTDHGFATVTGLAYNAASDIPGQPIEFPVSGPALNYSTNPPQPISGGTSGAAKFAFVTEDGAINAWRLSTAVSMTSAPVIIDYSKTGHYPYKANCVFSGAAMTVNVYNTPAYTRAGGNLLFATDFRNNAIQVFNNQWRDITSSFHFQTPKDVGGLHVYNIAGIAGHLYVAYAMFNPDGDEGMEQKDGPGNGHVVEYNEDGTLVKDFKDQGKLNSPWGMAIAPSAFGKFGGDLLVSNFGDGTIAAFDPKTGNFTGNLRDERGDVIKIDGIWGLVFGNGVSLGDANSLYFTAGPNSESDGEFGKLTVLPASRQR from the coding sequence ATGAAAACGCTAATAAAGGTTGTTGCCTTTACGATACTGGCACAGAGCATTGGGATTCCGGCGTCAGCGCAGGGCAACCGGTTTGCGCAGACCATTCTTGTTGCCAACGATCCGGCTCTTAAGCCCAAGATGGTGGACAAGACGATGCTCAATGCCTGGGGGATCGCCGTCCGTCCGCCGGGCGCGGGCGGCCATTTCTGGATCAACAACGCCAAAACCGGTAATTCGGTGGAATACATTGGGGACGTCGAGGGCAATCCCCTGCATCAGGATGGCTTAAAGAGCGTGACGCTCGATACGCCTGGGTTTACCGATCACGGATTTGCGACCGTCACCGGCCTGGCTTATAACGCAGCCAGCGACATACCGGGACAGCCCATCGAATTCCCGGTCTCCGGGCCGGCGCTCAACTATTCCACCAACCCGCCCCAACCCATTTCCGGGGGAACATCCGGGGCGGCTAAATTTGCTTTCGTCACGGAAGATGGCGCCATCAATGCCTGGCGCTTGAGTACCGCAGTCTCTATGACCAGCGCGCCGGTGATCATCGACTATTCCAAGACGGGCCACTACCCCTACAAGGCCAACTGCGTTTTCAGCGGCGCGGCGATGACCGTTAATGTTTACAACACTCCGGCCTACACCCGTGCGGGAGGAAACCTCCTGTTCGCAACGGATTTCCGGAATAATGCCATCCAGGTATTTAATAATCAGTGGCGGGACATCACCTCGTCCTTTCACTTCCAGACGCCTAAAGACGTTGGCGGACTGCACGTATACAACATTGCCGGCATAGCCGGCCATTTGTATGTGGCTTACGCCATGTTTAATCCCGACGGAGATGAAGGGATGGAACAGAAGGACGGCCCGGGCAACGGTCATGTCGTCGAATATAATGAGGATGGCACTCTGGTGAAGGATTTCAAAGACCAGGGAAAGCTCAACTCCCCTTGGGGCATGGCGATTGCGCCGTCCGCCTTCGGCAAATTCGGCGGTGACCTCCTGGTGTCCAATTTCGGTGACGGAACCATTGCCGCCTTCGATCCCAAAACCGGCAACTTCACAGGCAACCTGAGAGACGAGCGTGGCGATGTGATCAAGATCGACGGGATATGGGGATTGGTGTTCGGCAATGGCGTCAGCCTCGGCGATGCGAATTCGCTCTACTTCACGGCGGGTCCAAACAGCGAGTCCGATGGTGAATTCGGAAAACTGACGGTGCTGCCCGCGTCCCGTCAACGCTGA
- a CDS encoding enoyl-CoA hydratase/isomerase family protein, with amino-acid sequence MEYSTIRFHPGPRVASIVLDRPPLNVINLQMLDELNAAWSEVEDLKAQVAVISGAGDRGFSAGVDVADHAPARIESALEKFHHFILRMRKSDCISIAAIHGHTLGGGAELAMMCDLIVAADNAQIGQPEIGLGCYPPVAVAYLPGAIGFHRASEMILLGEPVGAAAAERFGLVNKVVARERMTETIDSYVDKLLMKSSAALALAKRALREGAGRHFESALDRAHELYVRDLIRTEDMAEGMTAFLEKRPPQWKNK; translated from the coding sequence ATGGAATATTCGACGATTCGGTTTCATCCCGGGCCGCGCGTTGCCAGTATCGTTCTCGATCGGCCTCCATTGAATGTGATCAATCTTCAGATGCTGGACGAGCTGAACGCCGCTTGGTCGGAAGTCGAGGATTTGAAAGCCCAGGTCGCTGTTATTTCGGGGGCGGGCGATCGCGGGTTCTCGGCCGGCGTCGATGTTGCCGATCACGCGCCTGCCCGGATTGAAAGCGCTCTGGAGAAGTTTCACCATTTCATCCTCCGGATGCGTAAATCGGACTGCATCAGCATCGCCGCGATTCACGGCCACACGCTCGGCGGCGGAGCCGAACTGGCGATGATGTGCGATCTAATTGTCGCGGCGGATAACGCGCAAATCGGCCAGCCCGAGATCGGACTGGGTTGCTATCCTCCGGTTGCGGTCGCCTATTTGCCGGGTGCGATCGGGTTCCACCGCGCCTCGGAGATGATCCTGCTCGGCGAACCCGTCGGCGCCGCCGCCGCCGAACGTTTCGGCCTCGTCAATAAGGTTGTCGCGCGCGAGCGGATGACCGAAACCATAGACTCCTACGTCGACAAGCTTCTCATGAAGAGCTCTGCTGCTCTTGCCTTAGCGAAACGCGCCCTTCGCGAAGGCGCCGGCCGCCATTTCGAAAGCGCGCTGGACCGCGCGCACGAGCTTTATGTGCGCGACCTCATCCGGACAGAAGATATGGCGGAGGGGATGACGGCATTCCTTGAGAAGCGGCCTCCCCAGTGGAAGAACAAATAG
- the pilO gene encoding type 4a pilus biogenesis protein PilO translates to MKTYRRQRQHYLFAGVLGTIAVVNILFYVILYRPVRSEYFRLQDSIQKTRVEGTTRRQKIDRLDKLSKQLETSAQDRAQLITMHFLPRTPGWSELLPLLEEAVQKTGVKNLHQDYTIDQAPQYGLYSVKIRLPVTGPYQNVVNLLKELEESQTFFIINSIDVQGGSETATRDLVMALNLETFFYQ, encoded by the coding sequence ATGAAAACGTATCGCCGTCAGCGGCAACACTATCTGTTCGCCGGGGTGCTGGGGACGATCGCCGTCGTGAACATTCTCTTCTATGTGATTCTTTATCGTCCGGTGCGCTCCGAGTATTTCAGGCTGCAGGATTCGATTCAGAAAACACGGGTCGAGGGGACAACCCGCCGGCAAAAGATCGACCGGCTGGATAAACTCAGTAAGCAGCTCGAAACCTCAGCGCAGGACCGCGCTCAACTGATCACAATGCATTTTCTGCCGCGAACCCCGGGTTGGTCCGAACTTTTGCCGCTCCTGGAAGAGGCCGTGCAAAAGACCGGGGTCAAAAATCTGCATCAGGATTACACCATCGATCAGGCTCCGCAATATGGACTGTATTCCGTTAAAATAAGATTACCGGTGACCGGACCTTATCAAAACGTCGTCAACCTGCTCAAAGAGCTCGAAGAGTCCCAGACATTTTTCATTATCAACTCTATCGACGTTCAAGGCGGTTCGGAGACCGCGACCCGGGATCTGGTAATGGCATTGAATCTGGAAACGTTCTTCTATCAATGA
- a CDS encoding PilN domain-containing protein yields the protein MSAEFDLNLSNRPFPAYRAANIALAAILVVLIVVSAWQAHGFLRYSRRARSIRGTEQELRVDAAALQQQMSALESRLDTPESTAKLNEIGFLNHLILRRDFSWTRLFATLEEMVPDNVHLSNLTPNIGGDGSIILHLGVKAKTVADVTVFIKRLEQSPVFENVVVSAEEKKEPSLSSDVDITLAAVYYPQRDVR from the coding sequence GTGAGCGCCGAATTCGACCTGAATCTTTCGAACCGCCCCTTTCCGGCCTACCGCGCAGCCAATATCGCGCTGGCGGCGATTCTGGTCGTTCTTATTGTCGTTTCCGCCTGGCAGGCGCACGGGTTCCTCCGCTATTCGCGCCGGGCGCGGTCGATCCGCGGGACAGAGCAGGAATTGCGTGTCGACGCGGCAGCCCTGCAACAACAGATGTCGGCACTGGAATCACGCCTGGACACGCCGGAGTCGACGGCAAAGCTGAATGAGATCGGCTTTCTGAACCATCTGATCCTGCGCAGAGATTTTTCATGGACCCGGCTGTTCGCGACTCTCGAGGAGATGGTGCCGGATAACGTCCACTTGAGCAACCTGACGCCGAATATCGGGGGCGATGGCTCGATCATTCTCCATCTTGGGGTGAAGGCGAAGACCGTCGCCGACGTCACTGTATTCATAAAACGCCTGGAGCAGTCGCCCGTTTTCGAAAATGTCGTTGTTTCCGCAGAGGAAAAAAAGGAGCCCTCGCTTTCCAGTGATGTGGACATCACTTTGGCGGCCGTCTACTACCCGCAGAGGGATGTCCGATGA
- a CDS encoding GspE/PulE family protein — MKEVAENKERAQSVAKQLAERYRYEFVDLKGTHLDLELFRSIQADLMFRYNFVPLRVEGNALVVAMADPSDLVVVDEVAALLGRPLTIKVAALAEIQDLLKKSESSQRMLDEATEGFKLDLIRENESGEETITIEKITQGESSPIIRLVDTIIFTALERRASDIHIETRDAEVGVKYRIDGSLNEAMAPIAKEHHSTIISRIKVMSELDISERRVPQDGRFKTRYKGRSIDFRVSIMPSIHGEDAVIRILDKESLSEKFRTLSLEVVGFSESDIKKFRKYILEPYGMVLVTGPTGSGKTTTLYAALMEIRNEEDKILTIEDPVEYQIRGITQIPVNEKKGLTFARGLRSILRHDPDKIMVGEIRDVETAQIAIQSALTGHLVFTTVHANNVVDVLGRFLNMGVDPYNFVSALNCILAQRLVRMICANCRKPVRLPEQALIEAGLNVDEYRDFTFYEGEGCLECNGTGFRGRTAIHELLDLSDRIREMIIERRPTSEIKRAAHEEGMTFLRDHALDKVFSGTTTLKEINKVTFIG; from the coding sequence ATGAAAGAAGTTGCAGAGAACAAGGAGCGGGCGCAGTCGGTTGCGAAGCAGCTTGCGGAGCGCTATCGCTACGAGTTCGTCGATTTGAAGGGAACTCACCTGGATCTCGAGCTGTTTCGCTCGATTCAGGCCGATCTCATGTTTCGCTACAACTTCGTTCCGCTGCGCGTCGAGGGAAACGCTCTGGTTGTCGCGATGGCCGATCCCAGCGACCTTGTCGTTGTCGACGAAGTTGCAGCGCTGCTCGGCCGGCCGCTCACCATTAAAGTTGCGGCGCTGGCCGAAATTCAGGACCTCCTCAAGAAATCGGAATCTTCACAGCGCATGCTGGATGAGGCGACCGAAGGCTTCAAGCTCGACCTTATCCGGGAAAACGAAAGCGGCGAAGAGACGATCACGATCGAGAAGATCACTCAGGGAGAATCGAGCCCGATCATTCGCCTCGTCGATACGATCATTTTCACGGCGCTCGAGCGGCGCGCGAGTGACATTCACATCGAGACGCGGGATGCGGAAGTCGGCGTCAAATACCGGATTGACGGCTCGCTGAACGAAGCCATGGCGCCGATCGCCAAGGAGCATCACTCGACGATCATTTCGCGAATCAAAGTCATGTCGGAGCTCGATATTTCCGAACGCCGTGTTCCACAGGACGGACGATTCAAAACGCGATACAAAGGCCGCTCGATCGACTTCCGTGTCTCGATCATGCCGTCGATCCACGGCGAGGACGCCGTCATCCGTATTCTCGATAAGGAATCCCTGAGCGAAAAGTTCCGTACTTTGAGCCTGGAAGTTGTCGGTTTTTCCGAGTCCGACATCAAGAAGTTCCGAAAATACATTCTTGAACCCTACGGAATGGTGCTTGTCACAGGGCCCACAGGCAGCGGCAAAACCACGACGTTGTATGCGGCCTTGATGGAAATCAGGAACGAAGAAGACAAGATCCTGACGATCGAAGACCCCGTCGAATACCAGATCCGGGGTATCACTCAAATTCCGGTCAATGAGAAAAAGGGTCTTACCTTTGCACGCGGCCTGCGGTCGATTCTCCGCCATGATCCGGACAAGATCATGGTCGGTGAGATACGTGATGTGGAAACGGCGCAGATCGCGATTCAGTCCGCGCTCACGGGACACCTGGTATTCACCACCGTCCACGCCAATAATGTCGTCGACGTTCTTGGCCGCTTTCTCAATATGGGCGTCGACCCGTACAACTTCGTGTCGGCCTTGAATTGCATCCTGGCGCAACGCCTTGTCCGGATGATATGTGCCAATTGCCGCAAACCGGTTCGGTTGCCCGAACAGGCCTTGATCGAAGCGGGTTTGAATGTCGATGAATATCGCGATTTCACCTTCTATGAAGGCGAAGGATGCCTCGAGTGCAACGGAACGGGCTTTCGCGGCCGCACCGCCATCCACGAACTGCTTGATCTTTCCGATCGCATCCGCGAAATGATCATCGAGCGTAGGCCGACCTCGGAAATCAAGCGTGCCGCACATGAGGAGGGCATGACTTTCCTCCGGGATCACGCGCTCGACAAGGTATTTTCCGGCACGACGACCCTGAAAGAAATTAATAAGGTGACGTTCATTGGATAA
- a CDS encoding type II secretion system F family protein: MEFSCKYAKPTGEIVKTVLVGQSMEEVRHHLQEQGLLPIDVRPRGLSVSIRRRKRQPTIKADDFIMFNQQFVALIRAGLPIIKALDLLKDRISNPLLREHMSDVRERVFSGAMLSEALRAQEVFPTVYTASIFAGERSGNLVEVINRYVQYQKTITTVRKKFLNSLIYPAFLIVLAIVMIGVILTYVIPKFGELYADLNTPLPFTTRFLIGLSDAIRSNLALVAPLIIGGLIALKIWIGSRRGQQWLDELKLTVPIVGHIWTMFSMAQLSRTLATLLQGGIPLVAALEVARDASGNRVIGDSIRNAIGQVREGQALSESLDRTGHFPDLALEMIRVGEQTGSLPDMLNHVADFYDEDVNIRSTALLSWVEPVILLCVAVFIAFVLISLYMPIFSLGSAVQG; encoded by the coding sequence ATGGAATTCAGCTGCAAATACGCCAAGCCTACGGGCGAGATCGTCAAGACTGTTCTGGTCGGCCAGAGTATGGAAGAAGTCCGCCATCACCTTCAAGAACAAGGACTTCTGCCGATTGATGTGCGGCCGCGAGGCTTATCGGTGTCCATCCGGCGCCGGAAGCGGCAGCCGACGATCAAAGCCGACGATTTCATCATGTTCAACCAGCAGTTTGTCGCGCTGATCCGCGCCGGTTTGCCGATTATAAAAGCTCTGGATCTGCTTAAGGATCGGATCTCTAACCCATTGCTGCGAGAGCACATGAGCGATGTACGGGAGCGTGTATTTTCGGGCGCTATGCTGTCGGAGGCGCTGCGTGCCCAGGAGGTCTTTCCCACCGTATATACTGCCTCGATATTTGCAGGAGAGCGCAGCGGGAACCTGGTCGAAGTTATCAACCGCTACGTCCAATATCAGAAGACAATCACCACGGTTCGCAAAAAGTTCCTGAATTCATTGATCTATCCGGCATTTTTGATTGTCCTTGCAATAGTGATGATCGGGGTCATTTTGACCTACGTCATCCCGAAGTTTGGCGAACTGTATGCTGACTTGAACACGCCGCTGCCGTTTACAACCCGGTTCCTGATCGGGCTTTCGGACGCGATCCGGAGTAACCTCGCTCTGGTGGCGCCGTTAATCATCGGGGGCCTTATTGCGCTGAAGATCTGGATTGGCAGCCGCCGGGGGCAGCAGTGGCTGGACGAATTGAAATTGACGGTGCCGATCGTCGGTCATATCTGGACGATGTTTTCGATGGCGCAGCTGTCGCGGACGCTGGCGACGCTTCTGCAGGGTGGTATTCCACTGGTTGCCGCGCTGGAGGTTGCGCGCGATGCGTCCGGAAATCGAGTCATCGGCGATTCGATCCGCAACGCGATCGGTCAGGTCAGGGAGGGTCAGGCATTGTCTGAAAGTCTGGATCGTACGGGACACTTCCCGGACCTGGCGCTGGAAATGATTCGCGTCGGAGAGCAGACCGGCTCGCTGCCGGACATGTTGAACCACGTTGCGGATTTCTATGACGAGGACGTCAACATCCGATCGACGGCGCTGTTGAGCTGGGTTGAACCGGTGATCCTTTTGTGCGTCGCCGTGTTCATCGCCTTCGTATTGATTTCGCTGTATATGCCGATATTCAGCCTGGGGAGTGCGGTACAGGGATGA